Proteins from a single region of Theileria parva strain Muguga chromosome 1, complete sequence, whole genome shotgun sequence:
- the Tsr1 gene encoding Pre-rRNA-processing protein TSR1-like protein, which produces MTIHRNILKQKNKPFKNSKSNKVKKNFSTSAVQKISPILSRKNKKYQIISKNKKIRLNLQEESPRNVFVLPFHSEINSFEVINALLSFHSSNSSAKSSYSKDGWLLSQPILLNQAFTHDGIPRRLIFYTCPRNLTDILYSASASDIILCLFRGASQDSPAFDELGYRILSSLRLQGIPSPVGVNFESALPGDRQPSSTLVRRYFHSEFGLDKKFTSVFSEKDLRTVLSLIGCVSTSDLSWRRDRGYMLSLNHTYDSDKKELVLEGYVKGLGFTVRHPVHLTSFGDFIIKKIDLLSDICPASTNSSKISVEKTVEELHNEDLSQLLSESECLNYVSHENSNSLDISNNVQNLNNYLNDGNHFHEDFSSKLRINKISAEGELLPDDNEMDQDTYYDYDNGSEGSVLSDESDFDLDDILETSSNSSKKIEFEQRSLEELSFPDEVDTPVDVLAKDRFRKYRSLKNIRSSVWDPYESLPIEYYKINEFENFRATMSSSKTQLKKSCEITNVSGSFISLTLVNFPPEDYATLSSSSRFPLVSTILPYERKVSVVNFNVARTSEGPDLLPSKTPLNLFCGFRRFPSIPIYSKSINVDRGKRGLYDRFFKKGDNCVATIYGLSLCPPTPVLALDQNETVLFGGHVSGSEPCRIIMKRILLTGYPMKVHKRRAIVRYMFFNPSDIKYFKPVQLFTKKGLRGKILQSLGTHGHMKCLFSDFITQDDIVCLPLYKRVFPKWNPHTWTKQL; this is translated from the exons ATGACAATTCATCGCAATATTTTAAAGCAGAAAAATAAGCcgtttaaaaattctaaaagTAACAAAGTAAAAAAAAACTTTTCCACTTCTGCTGTTCAAAAGATATCTCCAATTCTTAGTAggaagaataaaaaataccaaatAATTTCTAAGAATAAGAAGATTCGCTTGAATTTGCAAGAGGAATCTCCCAGAAACGTGTTCGTCCTTCCCTTCCACTCTGAGATTAATTCTTTTGAAGTTATCAACGCTCTCTTATCGTTTCATTCATCAAATTCTTCCGCTAAATCCAGTTATTCTAAGGACGGCTGGTTATTATCGCAACCAATATTGTTGAATCAAGCCTTTACTCACGACGGTATTCCTCGTCGTTTAATTTTCTACACATGTCCTCGAAACCTCACTGACATTCTCTACTCTGCGTCCGCTTCTGATATTATTCTCTGCCTATTCAGAGGTGCTTCTCAAGATTCACCAGCTTTCGACGAGCTAGG gTATAGAATATTGAGTTCTTTGAGGTTACAGGGCATTCCATCTCCGGTTGGAGTGAACTTTGAGTCTGCTTTACCTGGGGACCGTCAGCCCAGTTCAACTCTTGTTCGTCGTTACTTTCATTCAGAATTCGGATTAGACAA AAAATTTACTTCTGTATTTTCTGAGAAGGATTTACGCACAGTTTTATCACTAATTGGCTGTGTTTCAACTTCAGATCTCTCATGGCGTAGGGATAGGGGATACATGTTATCTCTAAACCACACTTATGATTCTGATAAGAAGGAATTAGTTCTCGAGGGTTATGTCaagggtttagggtttacTGTAAGGCACCCTGTTCATCTGACTTCATTTGGAGATTTCATTATTAAGAAGATTGATTTACTGTCTGACATATGCCCAGCCAGTACAAACTCCTCAAAGATTTCAGTTGAAAAAACGGTTGAGGAACTGCATAATGAGGATTTATCACAACTCCTGTCAGAATCTGAGTGTTTAAATTACGTTTCACATGAAAATTCTAATTCTCTCGACATTTCCAATAATGTTCAAAATTTGAACAACTACTTAAATGATGGTAATCATTTTCATGAAGATTTTAGCAGTAAATTGAGGATTAACAAGATCTCCGCAGAAGGTGAATTGTTACCTGATGACAATGAGATGGATCAGGACACTTATTATGACTATGATAATGGAAGTGAAGGTTCTGTATTATCTGATGAATCTGATTTTGACTTGGATGACATTTTGGAAACCTCTTCAAACTCCTCTAAGAAAATCGAATTTGAGCAGAGATCACTTGAGGAACTCTCTTTCCCAGATGAAGTTGATACCCCAGTTGATGTTCTTGCTAAAGATAG ATTTCGTAAATATCGTTCTTTGAAGAACATTCGTTCTTCAGTGTGGGATCCTTATGAGTCTCTGCCTATTGAATATTACAAAATCAACGAGTTTGAGAATTTTCGG gCCACCATGAGCTCATCAAAAACTCAGTTAAAAAAAAGCTGTGAGATTACAAACGTTTCCGGTTCATTTATAAGCCTTACGCTCGTTAATTTCCCCCCCGAAGATTATGCCACTTTATCATCTAGTTCCCGTTTTCCTCTCGTTTCCACGATTTTACCCTACGAACGCAAAGTTTCAGTTGTCAATTTTAACGTGGCTCGTACCTCTGAAGGACCTGATTTGCTCCCCTCAAAAACTCCTCTTAATCTCTTCTGTGGTTTTCGGAG ATTTCCCTCAATTCCTATTTACAGTAAGAGTATTAATGTTGATCGTGGGAAGCGAGGTCTTTATGATCGTTTCTTCAAGAAAGGCGACAATTGCGTTGCTACCATCTATGGATTGTCACTTTGTCCACCTACCCCAGTATTAGCTCTCGATCAAA ACGAGACTGTTTTGTTTGGAGGCCATGTTTCAGGTTCTGAGCCTTGTAGAATAATTATGAAGAGGATACTTTTAACTGGTTATCCCATGAAAGTACACAAACGACGTGCCATCGTTCGTTACATGTTCTTCAATCCTTCTGATATCAA ATACTTTAAACCTGTCCAACTATTTACCAAGAAGGGTCTTCGTGGTAAGATTTTACAGTCTTTGGGTACTCACGGCCATATGAAATGTCTTTTCAGTGATTTCATCACTCAAGATGACATTGTATGCTTACCATTGTATAAACGCGTTTTCCCCAAATGGAACCCTCATACCTGGACCAAACAACTCTAA